From the Micromonospora sediminicola genome, one window contains:
- a CDS encoding TRM11 family SAM-dependent methyltransferase, with amino-acid sequence MPFTADPNQPTDPVEDTHHGQHRLYEDRHRDTGERRVLDGPEGLSVWATAQRTGPVQRRGRYVPESVKHPARMLPAIAAHAIAAYTQPGDLILDPMCGIGTTLVEAIHTGRDAIGVEYEPRWSNIADANITHAQQQGAGGRASVVRGDATRLRSLLPAALTGQVALVVTSPPYGPTVHGLVRPGADGVAKFDNAYNDGTDRGNLAYRDLTGLTDGFEQILSGCAALLRPGGTVVVTARPWRKNGQLVDLPSAVIAAGVRAGLIPTERCVALLAAVRDGRLVARPSFFQLQAVRKARTGGAPLHLITHEDVLIFRRPELPAEVADD; translated from the coding sequence CTGCCCTTCACCGCCGACCCGAACCAGCCGACAGACCCGGTCGAGGACACCCACCACGGCCAGCACCGCCTCTACGAGGACCGCCACCGCGACACCGGCGAACGCCGCGTCCTGGACGGGCCGGAGGGACTGTCGGTGTGGGCGACCGCCCAGCGGACCGGGCCGGTGCAGCGCCGCGGCCGCTACGTGCCCGAGTCGGTCAAGCACCCCGCGCGGATGCTGCCCGCGATCGCCGCGCACGCCATCGCCGCCTACACCCAGCCCGGCGACCTGATCCTCGACCCGATGTGCGGGATCGGCACCACCCTGGTCGAAGCGATCCACACGGGCCGCGACGCGATCGGGGTGGAGTACGAGCCGCGATGGTCGAACATCGCGGACGCGAACATCACTCACGCGCAGCAGCAGGGCGCCGGCGGCCGGGCCTCCGTGGTCCGCGGCGACGCCACCCGCCTGCGATCCCTGCTGCCCGCCGCCCTCACCGGGCAGGTCGCCCTGGTCGTCACCTCACCGCCGTACGGGCCCACCGTTCACGGCCTCGTCCGACCCGGCGCCGACGGGGTGGCGAAGTTCGACAACGCCTACAACGACGGCACCGACCGCGGGAACCTCGCCTACCGGGACCTCACCGGCCTCACCGACGGGTTCGAGCAGATCCTGTCCGGCTGCGCCGCCCTGCTGCGCCCGGGCGGCACCGTGGTGGTCACCGCCCGCCCGTGGCGCAAGAACGGCCAGCTCGTCGACCTGCCCAGCGCGGTCATCGCCGCTGGTGTCCGCGCGGGCCTCATCCCCACCGAGCGGTGCGTCGCGCTGCTCGCCGCGGTCCGCGACGGGCGGCTCGTCGCCCGGCCATCGTTCTTCCAACTCCAAGCCGTGCGCAAGGCCCGCACCGGCGGCGCCCCGCTGCACCTGATCACCCACGAGGACGTGCTGATCTTCCGGCGGCCGGAACTGCCCGCGGAGGTCGCCGATGACTGA
- a CDS encoding DNA cytosine methyltransferase: MSDHGPGPRIGSLCTGYGGLDLAVELVLGGRVTWYAETDRHARAVCAHHWPQVPNLGDIRTVDWTRVDRVDVLTAGFPCQDISNAGKRAGITGPHSSLWHHITRALRLLRPPLVFVENVAALRRRGLDVVHTDLATLGYDTSWLCLRASDIGAAHRRDRLFLLATTRGGGERADTPDTLRP, translated from the coding sequence GTGAGTGACCACGGTCCCGGGCCGCGGATCGGATCGCTGTGCACCGGATACGGCGGCCTCGACCTGGCCGTCGAACTGGTGCTCGGCGGCCGCGTCACCTGGTACGCCGAAACCGACCGACACGCCCGTGCCGTCTGCGCCCACCACTGGCCGCAGGTGCCCAACCTCGGCGACATCCGCACCGTCGACTGGACCCGGGTCGACCGTGTCGACGTCCTCACCGCCGGCTTCCCCTGCCAGGACATCTCCAACGCCGGCAAACGCGCCGGCATCACCGGCCCCCACTCAAGCCTCTGGCACCACATCACCCGAGCCCTTCGCCTTCTTCGACCACCCCTCGTGTTCGTGGAGAACGTCGCCGCCCTCCGCAGGCGCGGACTCGACGTCGTCCACACCGACCTGGCCACGCTCGGGTACGACACGAGCTGGCTATGCCTACGCGCATCCGACATCGGCGCCGCCCACCGACGCGACCGGCTGTTCCTGCTCGCCACCACCAGAGGCGGGGGAGAACGTGCGGACACTCCCGACACCCTGCGCCCGTGA
- a CDS encoding helix-turn-helix domain-containing protein — MPLNPSRSRRRLPPPTPPPAHAGDLSDDQGPRLYTPAEAAALLRVPESWLRRRAGRRQIPRTFLGKHLRFSAADLAAIIAAAAEPAAGRRRAKRPPPPTGTT; from the coding sequence ATGCCTTTGAACCCTTCGCGATCCCGACGCCGGCTACCGCCGCCCACGCCTCCACCCGCCCATGCTGGTGATCTATCCGACGATCAAGGCCCGCGCCTCTACACCCCCGCGGAGGCCGCGGCGCTGCTGCGCGTCCCGGAGTCCTGGCTGCGCCGCCGCGCCGGGCGCCGCCAGATCCCCCGCACCTTCCTCGGCAAGCACCTGCGATTCTCCGCCGCCGACCTCGCCGCCATCATCGCCGCCGCCGCCGAACCCGCCGCCGGACGGCGACGGGCCAAGCGACCACCACCACCCACCGGCACGACTTGA
- a CDS encoding tyrosine-type recombinase/integrase → MAWVEKRGTKFRVRLRMPDGTVTTDSTHERRTDAAIRAKEIDVEVARDTFIDPRGGRIPLSDWVHIWEQTHQASPATWAAYRSHLRLHILPTLGPLPLVDIRRQHIKTLAVALGNRLAPRSVADVIMVLSMILQEAVEDRRLPFNPCRGIRIPKGIRAERPHATAEQVAAIVARQARPSDGLMILTAAYTGMRWGEIAGLHRDNLDLTLGSIYIHPDVGALHEVEGKLYLGPPKTNDSVRHIRLPRFLTNLVTTHLANHPHHTVFPGARGYHQRRSNFNRRAWTPAVAGKLERGTPPILPGMHFHDLRHTHKTWLIEDGIPEIAQARRLGHRLAGVRGIYSHVTEPMITNLVDALQRRWDTTKPERGDGTVRRLRPVA, encoded by the coding sequence ATGGCCTGGGTGGAAAAGCGCGGCACCAAATTCCGTGTCCGCCTCCGCATGCCCGACGGCACCGTCACCACCGACTCCACACACGAACGCCGCACCGACGCCGCCATCCGCGCCAAGGAAATCGACGTGGAAGTCGCCCGCGACACCTTCATCGACCCGCGCGGCGGACGCATCCCCCTCAGCGACTGGGTCCACATCTGGGAACAGACCCACCAGGCGTCTCCCGCCACCTGGGCCGCCTACCGCAGCCACCTACGGCTGCACATCCTGCCCACCCTCGGCCCGTTGCCCCTGGTCGACATCCGCCGCCAACACATCAAGACCCTCGCCGTCGCCCTCGGCAACCGCCTGGCACCCCGATCCGTCGCCGACGTGATCATGGTCCTGTCGATGATCCTGCAAGAAGCGGTCGAAGACCGCCGGCTCCCCTTCAACCCCTGCCGAGGCATCCGCATCCCCAAAGGCATCCGCGCCGAACGACCTCACGCCACCGCCGAGCAGGTCGCCGCCATCGTCGCCCGCCAAGCCCGCCCATCCGACGGGCTGATGATCCTCACCGCCGCCTACACCGGCATGCGATGGGGAGAAATCGCCGGCCTCCACCGCGACAACCTCGACCTCACCCTCGGCAGCATCTACATCCACCCCGACGTCGGCGCCCTGCACGAAGTCGAAGGCAAGCTGTACCTCGGCCCACCCAAAACCAACGACTCCGTCCGCCACATCCGCCTACCCCGCTTCCTCACCAACCTCGTTACCACTCACCTCGCCAACCACCCCCACCACACCGTCTTCCCCGGCGCCCGCGGCTACCACCAACGCCGCTCCAACTTCAACCGCCGCGCCTGGACCCCCGCCGTCGCCGGAAAACTCGAGCGGGGTACCCCGCCGATCCTGCCCGGCATGCACTTCCACGACCTACGCCACACCCACAAGACGTGGCTCATCGAAGACGGCATCCCCGAGATCGCCCAAGCCCGCCGCCTCGGACACCGCCTCGCCGGCGTCAGAGGCATCTACAGCCACGTCACCGAACCCATGATCACCAACCTCGTCGACGCCCTGCAACGACGCTGGGACACCACCAAACCCGAGCGCGGCGACGGCACCGTCCGGCGGCTGCGTCCGGTCGCGTGA
- a CDS encoding IS630 family transposase produces MAEPVRVRRLSDQEGQQLLRITRRGTGSAVRLRRAMVVLASAGGNTVPAIARLVQADEDTVRQVIHRFNEMGMVSLDPQWAGGRPRLISDDDEAFIVETASARPEALGRPFTRWSVRKLADYLTGHAARRVRIGRERLRQILHQHRITFQRTKTWKESTDPDRDVKLARIEYVTAHFPQRVFAFDEFGPLVIRPQAGAGWAPSGHPQRLPANYHKLHGVRQFHGCYSVGDDQLWGVVRRRKSATNTLAALKSIRAARPDGAPIYVVLDNLSAHKGTKIRAWAARNKVELCFTPTYASWANPIEAQFGPLRTFVIAGSDHPNHTVLTRKLQAYLRWRNANARHPDVMAAQRRERARIRSERQQVWRQPTTRAA; encoded by the coding sequence GTGGCAGAACCCGTGCGCGTCCGGCGGCTCAGCGACCAGGAGGGTCAGCAGCTGCTGAGGATCACCCGTCGTGGTACCGGCTCGGCAGTCCGATTACGGCGGGCCATGGTCGTGCTCGCTTCAGCCGGTGGGAACACCGTGCCGGCGATCGCCCGGCTGGTGCAGGCGGATGAGGACACGGTTCGGCAGGTCATTCACCGGTTCAACGAGATGGGCATGGTCAGCCTGGACCCTCAGTGGGCGGGTGGCCGTCCCCGCCTGATCAGCGACGATGACGAAGCGTTCATCGTCGAGACGGCCAGCGCCCGCCCGGAAGCACTGGGGCGGCCGTTCACCCGCTGGAGCGTGCGGAAGCTCGCCGACTACCTCACCGGCCATGCCGCCCGCCGAGTTCGGATCGGCCGGGAGCGGCTGCGACAGATCCTGCATCAGCACAGGATCACGTTCCAGCGGACGAAGACGTGGAAGGAGTCCACCGACCCCGATCGGGATGTCAAGCTGGCCCGCATCGAGTACGTCACCGCGCATTTCCCGCAGCGGGTGTTCGCCTTTGACGAGTTCGGGCCACTGGTCATCCGTCCGCAGGCCGGTGCCGGGTGGGCGCCGTCAGGGCATCCGCAGCGGCTGCCGGCGAACTACCACAAGTTGCATGGGGTCCGGCAGTTTCACGGCTGCTACAGCGTCGGTGACGACCAACTTTGGGGTGTGGTCAGACGTCGCAAGAGCGCCACCAACACCCTGGCCGCGCTCAAATCGATCCGGGCCGCACGTCCGGACGGGGCGCCGATCTACGTCGTCCTCGACAACCTGTCCGCGCACAAGGGCACCAAGATCCGGGCGTGGGCGGCTCGGAACAAGGTCGAACTGTGCTTCACCCCGACGTATGCGTCCTGGGCCAACCCGATCGAAGCGCAGTTCGGCCCGCTGCGGACCTTCGTGATCGCCGGCTCCGACCACCCGAATCACACCGTCCTGACCCGCAAACTGCAGGCCTACCTGCGCTGGCGAAACGCCAACGCACGCCACCCCGACGTTATGGCCGCCCAACGCCGCGAGCGCGCCCGTATTCGCAGCGAACGCCAACAAGTCTGGCGACAGCCGACCACACGTGCTGCCTGA
- a CDS encoding NACHT domain-containing protein has protein sequence MAQETAAVLLEDLSPREASGLADYLTSPDFEQVALQLVITELSVGGGAREEHVSAVREQLRHGLRLAAGVPVEGLLGLTDVVLDQLRAVAHSSAGSTATEALAAQGHLTAAAARNGVLLSRLPELSRIHAESARLRSQVASVHGDLRMPHNGKVRSVPWDQLYVAPSLHLDAPQETVVVIDELVDPGRRHVILGDPGAGKSTLAAKLAHDLAADPDGTVVPLLVVLRHFSAALEAGDRTLVEHLVSVAKDPYNVSLTTDTVEYLLMNGRAVVILDGLDELTDISLRSRVADLVKGFVLLYPLVPVIATSRRVGYAQAALDATLFRTCVLAAFDAERVESYVRRWFRLDDGLPPVERDRLASAFLRESERIDDLRSSPLLLSVLCSMYATDHFIPRNRGQIYERCALMVFEQWDQMRGISRALGFEGRVRSAVQDLAWTLLTRHKVPEQPRSRIKAALERHLTGKGFDEDQAAAVATEFLDYCAGRAWILVEVGSTATEPIFGFSHRTSLEYFAAEHLVRRARTPAKVWKQLAPHVRRNQWEVVAQLALQLIDRNVDDGGDAALRLALDDVDRVTAQDERDALLAFCARALGDVCVTPEVTCRVVDLAVSRSCAFQEADRFQVMPTVPWALGVADGPLYALLFQSLPGNLTFIRRRLAEAFGDRLEADDDVAHFILSVLSRRLLTEDQERAAVWAELQEELKERHELAHERWRHRRPWAQLRDAGALSDVIANYGALPLYVSDMALSGAGYPWVVGLLVDDIGVAPDQSHPLKETAHLVREQLIAHAVPWLPPFQAESSFTFRRIEEEPVPPSGEDLSSHLVLSLPYLEARVPPTQPIHVFDLARAGRDGDEQAQKAFERELDKRAVPLHVREFLVRWVQGLVSVVGDAGPT, from the coding sequence ATGGCGCAGGAGACTGCCGCCGTCCTGCTGGAAGACCTGTCGCCCCGCGAGGCTTCGGGATTGGCCGATTACTTGACGTCTCCGGACTTCGAGCAGGTTGCCCTTCAGCTGGTGATCACCGAGCTGAGCGTTGGGGGCGGCGCTCGTGAGGAGCACGTGTCGGCGGTGCGTGAGCAGCTGCGCCACGGACTTCGCCTCGCTGCCGGAGTGCCGGTCGAGGGTCTGCTCGGACTGACCGACGTGGTGCTCGATCAGCTCAGGGCGGTGGCCCACTCTTCGGCAGGGTCCACAGCGACCGAGGCGTTGGCGGCCCAGGGGCACCTCACCGCCGCCGCTGCCCGCAACGGTGTCCTTCTCAGCCGTTTGCCTGAGCTCAGCCGTATTCATGCTGAGTCGGCACGCCTGCGCTCACAGGTCGCATCAGTGCACGGCGATCTGCGCATGCCGCACAACGGCAAGGTCCGCAGCGTTCCCTGGGATCAGCTCTACGTGGCGCCGTCGTTACATCTAGATGCACCTCAAGAGACCGTGGTTGTCATCGACGAGCTGGTCGATCCGGGACGCCGGCATGTGATCTTGGGCGATCCAGGGGCAGGTAAATCGACGCTGGCGGCGAAGCTTGCCCACGACTTGGCAGCCGACCCGGACGGCACTGTGGTGCCGCTACTGGTCGTGCTTCGTCACTTCTCGGCCGCCCTGGAGGCAGGTGATCGCACGCTGGTCGAGCACCTCGTGAGCGTCGCGAAGGATCCGTACAACGTCAGCCTCACCACCGACACGGTGGAGTACCTGCTGATGAACGGCCGCGCTGTGGTCATCCTCGATGGGCTCGACGAACTGACCGACATCAGCCTTCGCAGCCGTGTCGCGGACCTTGTCAAAGGCTTCGTGTTGCTCTATCCGCTCGTGCCGGTGATCGCGACGTCGCGCCGGGTCGGGTACGCGCAGGCGGCGCTCGACGCCACGCTGTTTCGTACCTGCGTGCTCGCCGCGTTCGACGCCGAACGTGTCGAGTCCTACGTGCGACGATGGTTCCGCCTCGACGACGGGCTACCGCCTGTTGAGCGAGATCGGCTGGCCAGCGCGTTTCTGCGGGAAAGCGAACGGATAGACGACCTGCGCAGCAGTCCCTTGCTGCTCAGTGTGCTGTGCTCCATGTACGCCACCGATCATTTCATTCCTCGCAATCGCGGCCAGATCTATGAGCGGTGTGCCCTGATGGTCTTCGAGCAGTGGGACCAGATGCGGGGCATTTCCCGTGCGCTGGGGTTCGAAGGCCGAGTCCGTTCCGCCGTTCAAGACCTCGCGTGGACACTGCTCACCCGTCACAAGGTTCCGGAGCAGCCGCGCAGCCGCATCAAGGCGGCCCTGGAGCGACATCTGACCGGCAAAGGATTCGACGAGGACCAGGCGGCGGCCGTGGCGACGGAGTTCCTGGACTACTGCGCCGGGCGTGCCTGGATCTTGGTGGAAGTCGGCTCTACCGCTACCGAACCGATCTTCGGGTTCTCGCACCGCACCTCCCTGGAATACTTCGCCGCGGAGCATCTCGTACGCCGAGCGAGAACTCCGGCGAAGGTCTGGAAGCAGCTCGCGCCACACGTGCGCCGCAACCAGTGGGAGGTCGTAGCCCAGCTCGCGCTGCAGCTGATCGACCGCAACGTCGACGATGGCGGTGACGCGGCGCTTCGACTCGCGCTCGACGACGTCGACCGGGTGACAGCGCAAGACGAACGAGACGCGCTCCTTGCCTTCTGCGCACGTGCTCTTGGTGACGTGTGTGTGACGCCGGAGGTGACGTGTCGAGTCGTTGACCTCGCAGTGAGCCGCTCATGCGCCTTCCAAGAAGCCGATCGTTTTCAGGTGATGCCGACAGTTCCCTGGGCGTTGGGGGTAGCGGATGGCCCGCTGTACGCCCTGCTATTTCAGAGCCTGCCGGGGAACCTCACCTTCATCCGTCGTAGGCTGGCAGAAGCCTTCGGTGATCGGCTGGAAGCAGATGATGACGTAGCCCATTTCATCCTGTCCGTGCTGTCTCGACGACTGCTCACCGAGGATCAGGAGCGTGCGGCGGTTTGGGCGGAACTGCAGGAAGAATTGAAGGAGCGGCACGAGCTTGCGCATGAACGGTGGCGTCATAGGCGGCCGTGGGCGCAGCTCAGAGATGCCGGTGCCCTGAGCGACGTCATCGCCAACTATGGCGCGCTTCCCCTCTATGTGTCGGACATGGCGCTGAGCGGGGCGGGATATCCATGGGTGGTGGGACTTCTCGTCGATGACATCGGCGTCGCACCTGACCAGTCCCATCCGTTGAAGGAGACTGCGCACCTCGTGCGGGAGCAGCTGATAGCCCATGCGGTGCCGTGGTTGCCGCCCTTCCAGGCAGAGTCGTCCTTCACGTTCCGGCGTATCGAGGAGGAGCCCGTACCACCGTCGGGCGAGGATCTTTCAAGCCATCTCGTGCTGTCGCTGCCGTACCTGGAAGCGCGTGTGCCTCCCACGCAGCCTATCCACGTTTTCGATCTTGCCCGGGCGGGTCGTGATGGCGACGAGCAGGCGCAGAAGGCCTTCGAGCGCGAGCTCGACAAGAGGGCGGTACCTCTACACGTGCGGGAGTTCTTGGTCCGGTGGGTTCAGGGCTTGGTGAGTGTGGTGGGAGACGCAGGACCGACCTGA